The stretch of DNA TCTTGCAGGAGATGCAGGCTATTTACCAACAGCAGCATATTATGGTAGAATTAGAGGGGACTTCCTCAACATGTTTGTGTTGATATGCGGTAATAGATTTGGCAGGAGCTCAGTACGACCATTCGGAGCTCCTTTTAAACTCGACGATGATAAGATAATAGAGCTCATAAAAAGGTTTGAAACTCTTAAAAAAGAAGTTATAGATGTTGGAAACCTAATGCTTGATAATCCAGAGGTTCTTGGAAGATTTGACTATACAGGCATGGTAGATACTAAAACTGCCAAATTAATAGGCATGGTAGGTCCAGCAGGTAGAGCCTCAGGAATAAATTACGATGTAAGAAAGAGTTTTTCAAATGCTAAGGACATCTATGACCGAGGTATAGAAATCGTAGTTAGAAAAGATGGTGCTGTTAGTTCCAGGGCAAAAACATACTTCAAAGAAACGATAAATTCAATAGATTTTTGTATAGGTCTTCTTAAAGTTGCAGATTTTCAAATTAATAATAGTAGTAATAATAATACAGATATAGAATCGGAAATAGCATTAAAACCTAACAGCTTCATAGTTACTATGGAAGAAGCTTGGAGGGGTGAGCTCTCCCACTGTATAATAACGGACGAAAACGGAAGGATAATTAGATATAAAATAAAAGACCCTTCATTCCATAACTGGAATGCCCTTGAATTAGCCGTTAGAAATGAAGGAATATATGATTTCCCACTTTGTAATAAAAGTTTTAATTTATCATACTGCGGTTTTGACCTTTAATGAGGGGATACTATGAGTATATTTAACAATGTAATTACAAATAGATTAACACAGGGATATAGAACTGTCGAATTTCCAAGCGATAAAATAAACCTTCCAAAAGCATACAGAGGAAGACCCGTTTTAAATCAGGATGCATCAGATGAGGATGTGCAAAAGGTAGCTTCACTCTGTCCAGCAGGTGCCGTAAATCCAGAGGATAGAACTCTTGACTTAGGTAAATGCCTATTCTGCGGCAAATGTCAAACTATAAAACAGGATTTTATAAAATTTACAAGAGATTATAGGATGTTTGCCTTAAAAAGAGAGGATTTAATAATAAAGGATATATTAAAAGAACCTAAAATGGACAATTCAAAAATTAAAAAGATAAAAAAATTATTTGGAAAATCCGTATATCTAAGATATGTTTGTGCAGGTGGATGCAATGCCTGCGATGCCGATGTAAATGTGTTAAATACGCCAGTTTATGATTTATCAAGGTTTGGCATTAAATTTGCAGCTTCTCCAAGACATGCCGATGGTCTTGTGGTTACGGGACCTATCACCAAAAATATGGAGCTCGCACTTATGAAAACATATAACGCCATCCCTTCTCCAAAATGTGTAATAGCAGTTGGAGCTTGTGCTATATCAGGTGGATTATTTAGGGAAAATGAGGAAGTAGTTGGAGGCGTTGATAAAATATTACCTGTGGATTTATATATTCCAGGATGCCCACCACACCCATTTACAAATTTATATGCATTTGTGAAATTCTTTAAATAATAGAGTATAGAAATAGTGAATTATAGGAGCTCCTAAAAAATTCCTAAAATTTTATACATCTATTTTTTTAAATCTCTTTTTCTTATTTCATAACATTCTTTTATTAATGGAATTATTTTATCTAATTCATTATTTTTTTTCAAGTACATAACGCAGTAATTATACTTATCATTCCACCGCTTAATCATATCATTATTTTGATACTTTCTTTTAAAGTTGCCATAACTATCTTTTCCAAAACACAAATTTAATTCAATTCCTGATTTCTGGAAAGTTATATTTACAAAAGTTCCTTTAAAATTATTTGATACTTTATAAGCAATATATTTTTGACGTGGTATTATAAATATAATCTCCCCTATCTTCAAAATTTGTTTTTTTAATTCGTTGTATAATTCAACAATATTATTGGGTTTTCCATTTAAATGATATTCTTCTGTGTAATTTGATTTATTATTAATGTTATGCATATTTTTATTATTTTTATCGGTATTTCCGTTGTTGGTTCGTGGTTCTTTATTGTAAGTATATAATTTATTAAACAGATGAATATGTTCCTCTAAGCAGTTAGAGTTTTTTCTTTTAAATGTTTTAAATTCTATTGTCTTTATATCGTGGTATTTTGATAATCCATTGAGCCCGTTTTAACTTTATTGGTTATTTCATCAATTATTATTACAATTGAAGGTCTCGTATTTATTATATCAAATATATATTTGTAAATCTCATTAATATTGTTTGTTTCAAATATTACTTTTTTATATGGGTCGTTTTTAACTTCATTATAAAATTTATCTGACAATTCTTTTTTAGTATTTGGATTGTCAATGGCGTCTAAAAATCTCATAATTTGAGAATTTACATGACTACATATATCGTGGTCTTTTAATTCTACTTCAACAATATACCAATTTTTGTTTTTTAAATCCACTACAAAGGCATCGGGGATAGTTCCAACATTAGCCATCGTTTTTATTTTAGATTTATTAAATAATAATATATTATCTCCAAAAATTTCTTTGTGGTGCTCAAAAACCATTTTCTCCAATTCATTCTCATATTTATATTGTATTGTATGTATTCTACCCCGTCTTTTAGCAAAATCATATTTCCACCTTATTTTTAAAATTTATATCTAAAATATATTAAAATAATAGTGAATTATCAAAATCACCACATAACCAACCAATACAAATGGAACAAATGGGTATGTTGTAATTATATTCAATTCATCAGGTAGTTTTCCTTCTTTATGTAAATTTTGCAGGAGCCCTACATCTTCTTTATATAGTCCTTCCCCATCGGTCATAATTATTTTATCGTACTCATTATTTTTTCCCAATTCTGCATTCACCATTTGCTTAAATCTTTTTAAAATGTTTGCACTTTCTACTTTAACATTATTATCCTTTAAATAAACCATATCCCTTAATATATCTCCCTCCTTTAATTCAGATATGGGTTTTTTTGAGGATATCTCTGCACCTGTTAAAGCATAAATTACTATGGATATAAGGGTGAGCTCACCTAAATATATAAAAAATGAAAGGAGAATATTGTTGTTTATAAAATAATTACTATCCACTAAATATAATCCTATTAAATAAATTGGTGCTAAATAACCTGATTTTTTTATAATATCTTTATATTTCGGTATTTTTCGAGATATGACTATTGAAATTATAATATAAGCCCAAAGGAAAAGCGTTGCATATGGAACATGATAATGATTTAATAGATATATCAAAAAACCAAATACCACAGCTAAACCTGTTGATGAGGGAATGATATCCTTCCAATATCTCTTCAATATATTGGTCATAGGATATAATGCCGCCAATCCTGCACTTATTCCTATTAAAAGTAATATGGATTTTGGAATATGGAATATACTTCCACCACCTACAAACAGTGGAGCTAATACAGTAAATACTTTTATATCTCCACCACCCATACCTATTCCAAGTATCAAACATAAAATTAAGGTTGCAAAAAATGCCCAAATAGATTCAATACCAAATAAATAATATCCAATGGGTAAATTTATCAATAACATTAAAATAACGATGATATGTGGAATCTCTCTTTTTTTAATGTCTGTATAAGAGGCTATAGCTAAAAGGACAAAATTAATAATATATGCAATAGTTAAATAATTAAAATCAATCATATACATCACATCTTAGTTATACTGAGTTAAATAAAATAAAATCTCTCTATATTATACTACATTATAATATATACATACTATAACATACTATACTTTTTTAATGTATTATTTATAAATTGTTGTTTTTTCCAACCTTCTTTTCAACATTTTCTTTAATTTTCATCATCAATTCCCTATTATTTAATATCCCAATTGCCTCATCAATCTCCTTATCTTTTGTGAGCTCTAAAATTTCCCTCAATATCTCGCATGCAACTTCTGGTTTATGCACCCATATACAATTCATACAACTCCAAATCTCTGTTCCATCCTTCCTTTTAATCATTTCCCCAAGTTCCTCATCTCCACATGGGTAAAATGGGCAATAACACCATAAGCATACCTGTCCATCAAAATGACATGGATAATATTGACAATTTCTATTGGCACCACAAACTCTAAGGACTTTTTTTAGATGTTTTTTTGCGAGCTCTATCATTATACCACCAATTATATCATATTTTATATTATATTTATATTATATTTTATATATTACGTTTTTATTTTTTATGTTTTAGTTAATATAATCTATATATGTTTTTTATAAAAAATAAAGAAGTTATAAAATAAATTAAAATAAAAAATAGTTAGATATACTATAAAATTATAAAAAATTTAAATAAAATAAAAAAAGGTGTATAAATGCAAAATAACTTAAAAAATAACTTAAAAATGGAGAAATCTGAAAGAAAACGGTATACTATAAATGATTTATTTGAATTGGCAGAAAAAATAGAAAATAAAGATTTAAGGGATAAAGTTATAAACTTTATAAAAAATCCTCTTCCCACTCATAAAGATATTGAAGATACGCATATATCTCTTGAAGACTCTCCAGCTAGTATAAAATGGCATCATAAATATGAGGGAGGGTTAATTGAACACATATTGGCAGTCACGAAAATGGCATTAAAGATGGCTGAAGCTCTTGAAGATGTGTATGGTTTGAATATAAATAAGAATTTAATAATAGCGGGAGGATTACTTCACGATATTATGAAACCACAAAATTATATTGAAAATGATGAAACAAAAAAATATGACCATATACCAAATTTCCATTTGGAGCATCTTACCTTGGCAGTTGCAGAGCTCTATAAACAGGGGTTTCCCATGGAGCTCATAAAAATAGTAGCTTCCCATCATGGAGAATATGGAGCTATGAAACCAGATTCAATAGAGGGATGGTTGTTGCATTATGCAGATAACATAGACGCCTCTTTGAACGATATTGCCATAAGAATCTGTCAGGCAAGGGCTAGAGATATGGGTATTGATGAAAATGAAATATATAAGGCATTTACGCCATTAAAACTATATGAAAAGAGAACAAAAGATGGAAAAGAAAAATTAAAGGATGAATTAAATGAAATCTTTGGAAATACTGATGAATATGACGATGAAGAATAAAAATAAAAATAATTAAGATTATTAATTACCATAAATAATAAATTCAATAGATTAATATTTATTTAATAGCACTTAAAATATAAATAATATAATGGAATAATAAAATAATATAAAATGATTTGATAAAATTAATGATTACAGCCAATATTTAATATTTATAGTATAAAGTATATTTTTTTAGTTTTATTATTTTTTCATTTTTTACATTAATTTAAACTTATTTTGGGTGCAATTATGGTTTTAATATTAAAGGATGCCAATATAATAAATGTGTATACTGGGGAAATTTTAAAGGGAAATATTGGTATAAAAGGAGATAAAATAGATTTTGTAGATTATTATGATACTATTAATTTAAATAATTTTAAAAATGCCCATATAATAAATTTAAATGGAAAATTTATAACTCCTACATTTATAGATGGTCATATACACATAGAATCATCACATATAATCCCCTCAGAATTTGAAAAATATGCTCTTTTAAACGGCGTGTCAAAGGTGGTTATTGACCCTCATGAGATAGTTAATGTTAAAGGTATAGAAGGTATTAAATTTATGTTAAATGACGCTCGTATTCTTGATGTGTATTGTATGGTCCCTTCATGTGTGCCTGCATCGGAGCTCGAAACAAGTGGAACAAGAATTACATCAAAAGTTATAGAAAATATATTTAAAGATGAAACCTATAAAAATAAAATTCTTGGACTTGGGGAGGTAATGAATTACATCGGTGTAATAAATGAAAATAGCGAATTATTAAAAAAGATAAATATTACAAAAAAATATAAAAAACTAATAGATGGACATGCCCCACAACTAACAGGGTTGGATTTAAATAAATACATTGGAATGGGCATAATGTCAGACCATGAATGCACCTCAGAAAAGGAAGCCCTTGAAAAAATACGGTTGGGACTTAAATTAATGGTAAGGGAAGGAACAGCCTCAAAAAATATTGATATATTGAAAATACGGGACAAACTAAATGATATTAGAAATATTATGCTTGTAAGTGATGATATATCAATTAAGGATTTAAAAAATGGTTATATAGTAAATACCTTAAAAAAAGCTACAAGATATGTTTCACCAGTTGAAGCTATCCAGATGGTAACTATTAATCCAGCAAACTATTTTGGTTTTGATGTTGGAATAAAACCTTCAAATAATGCAGATTTAATTATATTTGAAGATTTAACTGATTTTAAAATAAATAAGGTAATGATAAGAGGAAAATTTTTGGAAGAATATGATTTATTTAAAAAAGGAGCTCCGCACTATATAAACTATACCAACAACCATAAAAATATAAAATATGATTATCTTAAATATAATTCAATGAATTATTCTTACAAATCAG from Methanothermococcus okinawensis IH1 encodes:
- the nuoB gene encoding NADH-quinone oxidoreductase subunit NuoB translates to MSIFNNVITNRLTQGYRTVEFPSDKINLPKAYRGRPVLNQDASDEDVQKVASLCPAGAVNPEDRTLDLGKCLFCGKCQTIKQDFIKFTRDYRMFALKREDLIIKDILKEPKMDNSKIKKIKKLFGKSVYLRYVCAGGCNACDADVNVLNTPVYDLSRFGIKFAASPRHADGLVVTGPITKNMELALMKTYNAIPSPKCVIAVGACAISGGLFRENEEVVGGVDKILPVDLYIPGCPPHPFTNLYAFVKFFK
- a CDS encoding DUF5655 domain-containing protein, with translation MHNINNKSNYTEEYHLNGKPNNIVELYNELKKQILKIGEIIFIIPRQKYIAYKVSNNFKGTFVNITFQKSGIELNLCFGKDSYGNFKRKYQNNDMIKRWNDKYNYCVMYLKKNNELDKIIPLIKECYEIRKRDLKK
- a CDS encoding A24 family peptidase C-terminal domain-containing protein, with amino-acid sequence MIDFNYLTIAYIINFVLLAIASYTDIKKREIPHIIVILMLLINLPIGYYLFGIESIWAFFATLILCLILGIGMGGGDIKVFTVLAPLFVGGGSIFHIPKSILLLIGISAGLAALYPMTNILKRYWKDIIPSSTGLAVVFGFLIYLLNHYHVPYATLFLWAYIIISIVISRKIPKYKDIIKKSGYLAPIYLIGLYLVDSNYFINNNILLSFFIYLGELTLISIVIYALTGAEISSKKPISELKEGDILRDMVYLKDNNVKVESANILKRFKQMVNAELGKNNEYDKIIMTDGEGLYKEDVGLLQNLHKEGKLPDELNIITTYPFVPFVLVGYVVILIIHYYFNIF
- a CDS encoding cysteine-rich small domain-containing protein gives rise to the protein MIELAKKHLKKVLRVCGANRNCQYYPCHFDGQVCLWCYCPFYPCGDEELGEMIKRKDGTEIWSCMNCIWVHKPEVACEILREILELTKDKEIDEAIGILNNRELMMKIKENVEKKVGKNNNL
- a CDS encoding HDIG domain-containing metalloprotein, which translates into the protein MQNNLKNNLKMEKSERKRYTINDLFELAEKIENKDLRDKVINFIKNPLPTHKDIEDTHISLEDSPASIKWHHKYEGGLIEHILAVTKMALKMAEALEDVYGLNINKNLIIAGGLLHDIMKPQNYIENDETKKYDHIPNFHLEHLTLAVAELYKQGFPMELIKIVASHHGEYGAMKPDSIEGWLLHYADNIDASLNDIAIRICQARARDMGIDENEIYKAFTPLKLYEKRTKDGKEKLKDELNEIFGNTDEYDDEE
- the ade gene encoding adenine deaminase is translated as MVLILKDANIINVYTGEILKGNIGIKGDKIDFVDYYDTINLNNFKNAHIINLNGKFITPTFIDGHIHIESSHIIPSEFEKYALLNGVSKVVIDPHEIVNVKGIEGIKFMLNDARILDVYCMVPSCVPASELETSGTRITSKVIENIFKDETYKNKILGLGEVMNYIGVINENSELLKKINITKKYKKLIDGHAPQLTGLDLNKYIGMGIMSDHECTSEKEALEKIRLGLKLMVREGTASKNIDILKIRDKLNDIRNIMLVSDDISIKDLKNGYIVNTLKKATRYVSPVEAIQMVTINPANYFGFDVGIKPSNNADLIIFEDLTDFKINKVMIRGKFLEEYDLFKKGAPHYINYTNNHKNIKYDYLKYNSMNYSYKSEKDFLIEGIDIDIKPKKSARVINPIKNSLITQENILKVSETVDKLNKNKLNRIYVIERHKGTNRIGKGLIHLLKKGTIASSYAHDSHNVVVVGNNLKDISIAVNHLKDINGGFVAVENGKILESVRLNIAGIMGDDGEYIYEKIESITKKTKHYAIYNNEDLFLTLSFLTLSVIPELKITDFGLVKDNKIVDLVF